In Candidatus Dadabacteria bacterium, the DNA window CATGCAGATGATAAGGGAGAACGTGACCAAGGAGCTTGAGATATGCGGAGAAGCCCCCTTTTACACTCTGGGTCCTCTGGTTACCGACATAGCACCCGGCTATGACCACATAACTTCCGCAATAGGGGCGGCTATGATAGGCTGGTACGGTACCGCAATGCTCTGTTACGTTACCCCGAAGGAGCATCTCGGTCTTCCCAACAAAAAGGACGTAAAGGACGGGGTCATAACCTACAAGATCGCCGCGCATGCGGCGGATCTTGCGAAGGGTCATCCCGCAGCGCAGCTTCGCGACAACGTGCTAAGCAAGGCCAGGTTCGAATTCAGGTGGAATGATCAGTTCAATCTCTCTCTTGATCCGGATACGGCGCGCGAGTTTCACGACGAGACTCTCCCTGCCGAAGGGGCCAAGGTTGCGCATTTCTGCTCCATGTGCGGTCCGAAATTCTGCTCGATGAAGATCACGCAGGATATAAGGGATTACGCAAAAGAGCAGGGTCTCTCGGAGATGGACGCCGTTCAGAGGGGGCTTGATTCCAAGGCGAGGGAATTTGCGGATAGGGGGAAAGAGATATATGTTGAGCGTGGGGATTAGACCAGCGGCGGATGATATTGACAAAGCAGACTTTCTCCTGATAGCAAGCCTGCAATGATATTCCTCCAAATCGAAATTCTGTAGCGATGGCAATACGTATTTCAGTACCGAAGAAACAGGTTGTGGACTTCTGCGAGCGCTGGAGTATTGTCGAACTGGCTTTTTTCGGTTCTATCCTTCGAGATGATTTTGGACCCGACAGTGATGTAGATGTTCTGGTACAGTTTCACCCGCAGGCTCGTCACGGTTTTCTCAACATGGCCTGCATGGAGCAAGAACTGAGCGAAATCCTGCAAAGGAAAATAGATATGCTCTCCCGCCCCGCAGTCGAAAAAAACCGAAATTACATTCGCCGGGAAGCAACCCTTAAATCCGCCGAGGTATTCTATGCAGCGCAATGAATCTGCTTACTTGCTTGACATGCTCCTCGCCGCACAAGACGTTGAGGAATTTACATCTGATCTGACGTTCCAGCAGTTTCTCCATAGCCGATTGCATCAGCATGCCATTCTAAAAATAATTGAAATCATCGGGGAAGCTGCAACCCATGTTGGAAAAGAAACCAGAAAGGCAAATTCCCAGATTCCATGGCAGAGCATCACAAGCATGCGAAACCGTCTTGTTCATGGTTATTTCGATGTGGACCTAGACCGGGTTTGGGAAACAGCGCAGAGGGATATTTCTCAACTGATTGAACTTGTTAAACCGCTTGTTCCGCCGGATGAGAATTAACGCACAAATGCAGTTGCGGGTGTTTTTATTCAAGGGGCGGGTTCCTGCCAACAGCGTGACATGAAAACTATCGTTTTTTATGGTAATATCCAACATGGGTAGCGGCAGAAATGTGGCTGATATCCAACCACCCCGTCATGGAGTGTGATGCACTTTGCCGCGCGTCCGCATCTCTGTTGCGGGGTATGATAGGGGTTGGAATTTGACCACCGGAACAGGGCCTGTTTTGTGATTAAATCACCAGTGAGAGAGTGCCCGTATGCTCTCTGTTGCCTCCCTTATATTATCTG includes these proteins:
- a CDS encoding nucleotidyltransferase domain-containing protein, which translates into the protein MAIRISVPKKQVVDFCERWSIVELAFFGSILRDDFGPDSDVDVLVQFHPQARHGFLNMACMEQELSEILQRKIDMLSRPAVEKNRNYIRREATLKSAEVFYAAQ
- a CDS encoding DUF86 domain-containing protein, with product MQRNESAYLLDMLLAAQDVEEFTSDLTFQQFLHSRLHQHAILKIIEIIGEAATHVGKETRKANSQIPWQSITSMRNRLVHGYFDVDLDRVWETAQRDISQLIELVKPLVPPDEN